One part of the Sphingobium yanoikuyae genome encodes these proteins:
- a CDS encoding M20/M25/M40 family metallo-hydrolase, whose product MQKIRSGPLAALLLGSIFTPALVQAAPASDAAIREAALKDDVAWDITEGLTTEVGPRPAATPLEARGREWAATKLKALGFANVRIEPYKMPLWERVHDEAAIIAPFPQKLVVAALGNSGSTPAQGIEGEIAYFPTIADLQAAPDSAVKGKIVFVSHDMVAAQDGSGYGYYGAARRQGPSIAARKGAIAILVKSIGTDHHRIAHTGVQMWADGVTPIPAVAVSIPDAEQMARVVSRGQPVRVHLTAVSKTAKDQPSGNVIGEIPGSDPKAGVIVAACHLDSWDQGTGAIDDASGCGIVAAAALQVAKAGTPRRTIRILFAGAEEVGGNGGRAYYAAHGKEPHALVLESDFGADKVWKVDFTLPAGHEALSTRIAQGLAPLGIVPSRDKAHGGSDIEPLVEAGIPVIDLQQDGTRYFDIHHTPDDTLDKIDPAQLRQNVAAWAVTLNIAANATETLGIN is encoded by the coding sequence ATGCAGAAAATCCGATCGGGCCCGCTCGCCGCCCTGCTCCTTGGCAGCATCTTCACCCCCGCTCTGGTCCAGGCCGCCCCGGCCAGTGACGCGGCGATTCGCGAAGCCGCCCTGAAGGATGATGTCGCCTGGGACATTACCGAAGGGCTGACGACCGAAGTCGGTCCGCGCCCGGCCGCCACGCCGCTCGAAGCGCGCGGGCGCGAATGGGCCGCAACCAAGCTCAAGGCATTGGGCTTCGCCAACGTCCGCATCGAACCTTATAAGATGCCGCTGTGGGAACGCGTCCATGACGAGGCGGCGATCATCGCCCCCTTCCCGCAGAAGTTGGTCGTCGCGGCGCTGGGCAACAGCGGATCAACCCCGGCCCAGGGGATCGAGGGCGAAATCGCCTACTTCCCGACCATCGCCGACCTGCAGGCCGCGCCGGACAGCGCGGTGAAGGGCAAGATCGTGTTCGTCAGCCATGACATGGTCGCCGCCCAGGACGGGTCGGGCTATGGCTATTATGGTGCCGCCCGCCGCCAGGGCCCCAGCATCGCCGCCAGGAAGGGCGCGATCGCTATCCTGGTGAAGTCGATCGGCACCGATCATCACCGCATCGCCCATACCGGCGTGCAGATGTGGGCCGACGGTGTGACGCCGATCCCGGCCGTGGCCGTCAGCATACCCGATGCCGAACAGATGGCGCGCGTGGTCTCGCGCGGCCAGCCGGTCCGCGTCCACCTGACCGCCGTATCGAAGACCGCCAAGGACCAGCCGTCGGGCAATGTCATCGGCGAAATCCCCGGCAGCGATCCCAAGGCCGGCGTCATTGTCGCCGCCTGTCACCTCGACAGTTGGGACCAGGGCACCGGGGCGATCGACGACGCTTCGGGCTGCGGCATCGTGGCCGCTGCTGCGTTGCAGGTCGCCAAGGCCGGCACGCCGCGCCGCACGATCCGCATATTGTTCGCCGGCGCCGAGGAAGTGGGCGGCAATGGTGGCCGCGCTTATTATGCCGCCCATGGTAAGGAGCCGCACGCGCTGGTGCTGGAATCGGACTTTGGCGCCGACAAGGTGTGGAAGGTCGACTTCACCCTGCCCGCCGGCCATGAAGCGCTTTCGACCCGGATCGCACAGGGGCTGGCGCCGCTGGGCATCGTGCCGAGCCGTGACAAGGCGCATGGCGGATCGGACATCGAACCGCTGGTGGAAGCGGGCATTCCGGTGATCGACCTGCAGCAGGATGGCACGCGCTATTTCGACATTCACCACACGCCCGACGACACGCTGGACAAGATCGATCCGGCGCAGCTGCGGCAGAATGTCGCCGCCTGGGCGGTCACGCTCAACATTGCTGCGAATGCGACAGAAACATTGGGCATTAACTGA
- a CDS encoding site-specific integrase: MALRGGTYYWRKKITVAGTCLTLSLPLRTGNFNSARSIALRLGTAVETLRMAYGQSSGMGPDKLKRVFSDAMRWQLQRILEDQAGSRAPAGEHATTNSIHAEAWSFLARNGPDAKWSLDDLERLVAGGWKFIDAKAVGNAVFDYQSGSVVSGSQLQSYVERFGISSTQDNLDRMKRTVCAARAAACREATGRLSAEENFTADWIQDALADTTPFAFEQMPNSGLEGHLASVVAEKEPPAPTSDNRGTTRAKKLLLEATEECIALHESEKAWDTVTVGQVRTALRLFDHACGRDVHIQDLKQSHVQAFVKLCRALPGRWGRTAEEKAGGIAASLDRATRMNDDDVGLSQATINKHLTWITAVLEFAAGDNEADGHRPAQPLSFKSARKGIARKARLQRKRDRDKRASWSKQEIAHLLSAPVWTGAAGIDRRLETGTEIIHDAWYWLPLMLPLYGGRSSELAGLALTEVHEQAEIPFFQIDYTEDRKLKTVQSIRKLPIHPELIRLGFIDYVTQIRAAGCKMLFPEMSSPNSSSFASTFYKSIFSKWRAWAFPEGTAWRHKQRGAWKDKDVHSFRSTATSLLKGHVQDSVRCDIFGHEGETETSRTYDEEAALGIKLEALRYLTPLTAHIQPSLPIRIRPADRLRHGVRAQAKARVKGRSSFNALT, encoded by the coding sequence GTGGCGCTGCGTGGCGGCACCTATTACTGGCGAAAAAAGATCACGGTTGCAGGCACATGCCTAACGCTGTCGTTACCATTGCGTACCGGAAATTTTAATTCCGCCCGCTCTATTGCTCTCCGCTTGGGAACGGCAGTCGAGACATTACGCATGGCATACGGTCAGTCGTCGGGTATGGGGCCCGACAAGCTCAAACGCGTTTTCAGCGACGCGATGCGCTGGCAATTGCAGCGGATACTTGAAGATCAGGCCGGAAGCCGTGCGCCCGCAGGCGAGCACGCCACCACAAACTCCATCCACGCTGAGGCGTGGAGCTTCCTCGCTCGAAACGGGCCAGACGCCAAGTGGTCGCTCGATGATCTTGAGCGGCTCGTTGCCGGTGGCTGGAAATTCATTGACGCGAAGGCGGTCGGCAACGCTGTGTTCGATTATCAGTCGGGCAGCGTGGTCTCGGGTTCACAGTTGCAGAGCTATGTCGAACGGTTCGGCATAAGCTCGACACAGGACAATCTCGACCGCATGAAACGAACGGTCTGCGCAGCTCGGGCAGCAGCATGCCGGGAGGCAACGGGACGGCTGTCCGCCGAGGAGAACTTTACTGCTGACTGGATTCAGGATGCGTTGGCGGACACGACGCCTTTCGCATTCGAGCAGATGCCGAACAGTGGACTTGAGGGGCATCTCGCGTCCGTGGTGGCGGAAAAGGAGCCGCCGGCTCCGACATCCGATAATCGGGGGACGACCAGAGCAAAGAAGCTGCTCCTCGAGGCAACCGAAGAATGCATCGCCCTGCACGAGAGCGAGAAAGCATGGGATACGGTAACCGTGGGTCAGGTCCGAACGGCCTTGCGGCTATTCGACCATGCTTGTGGCCGCGACGTTCACATCCAGGACCTCAAACAGTCACATGTGCAGGCGTTCGTGAAGCTATGCCGGGCGCTGCCAGGCAGATGGGGCCGCACCGCCGAAGAGAAGGCTGGCGGGATCGCGGCAAGCCTTGATCGAGCGACCCGCATGAACGATGACGACGTCGGCTTGAGCCAGGCTACGATTAACAAGCACCTGACGTGGATCACCGCAGTTCTTGAGTTCGCCGCTGGTGACAATGAGGCGGATGGGCATCGCCCTGCCCAACCTCTCTCGTTCAAGTCGGCGCGTAAGGGCATAGCGCGAAAGGCTCGGCTGCAACGCAAGAGGGATCGCGACAAGCGGGCCAGCTGGAGCAAGCAGGAGATTGCGCATCTCCTGTCTGCGCCGGTCTGGACAGGCGCCGCTGGGATTGACCGTCGGCTGGAGACCGGAACAGAGATCATCCATGACGCATGGTATTGGCTCCCTCTCATGCTGCCGTTGTACGGCGGCCGTAGCTCTGAACTTGCCGGACTCGCGCTCACCGAAGTTCATGAGCAGGCTGAAATTCCGTTTTTCCAGATTGATTACACGGAGGACCGGAAGCTGAAAACTGTACAGTCGATCCGAAAGCTTCCGATTCATCCAGAGCTCATCCGCCTGGGCTTCATCGACTACGTCACGCAGATCCGAGCAGCCGGTTGCAAGATGCTGTTTCCGGAAATGTCGTCGCCAAACTCCTCCAGCTTTGCCAGCACCTTTTACAAAAGCATCTTCAGCAAATGGCGAGCCTGGGCGTTTCCGGAAGGAACAGCATGGCGACATAAGCAGCGAGGCGCGTGGAAGGACAAGGATGTCCATTCGTTCAGAAGCACCGCCACGTCACTGTTGAAAGGCCACGTACAAGACAGCGTCAGATGCGACATCTTCGGGCATGAAGGGGAGACAGAGACCTCCCGCACGTATGACGAAGAGGCCGCCTTGGGCATCAAGCTGGAAGCGTTGCGGTATCTCACTCCGCTCACCGCGCACATTCAGCCGAGCCTGCCGATCCGTATCCGACCTGCTGATAGGCTCAGGCACGGCGTTCGCGCGCAAGCTAAGGCAAGGGTGAAAGGGCGCTCGTCGTTCAATGCTCTGACGTGA
- the ettA gene encoding energy-dependent translational throttle protein EttA, protein MSASSQYAYVMKNMTKTFPGAPKPVLNNINLQFYRGSKIGIVGPNGAGKSTLIKIMAGIDTDISGEAWPGENVTVGYLPQEPQLDPTKNVLENVKDGAREMADKLDRFNEISMIMADPPEDVDFDALMEEMGTLQEQIDAADGWTLDNQLEIAMEALRCPPSDWSVESLSGGEKRRIALTRLLIQKPDILLLDEPTNHLDAESVTWLENHLKEYAGSVLMITHDRYFLDNVVGWILELDRGKYFPYEGNYSTYLEKKAKRLEQEDREATGRQKAINDELEWIRQGPKGRQTKSKARIAKFEQLVASQENRAPGKAQIVIQVPERLGGKVIEAKGISKAYGDKLLFEDLSFMLPPGGIVGVIGPNGAGKSTLFRLITGQETPDSGEIDIGSTVRLGYVDQSRDHLDASKNVWEEVSDGLDYVKVNGHDMSTRAYVGAFNFKGQDQQKNVGKLSGGERNRVHIAKMLKRGGNVLLLDEPTNDLDVETLAALEEAIENFAGCAVVISHDRFFLDRLATHILAFEGDSHVEWFEGNFEAYEEDKRRRLGDAADRPTRLAYKKLTR, encoded by the coding sequence ATGTCCGCCTCATCGCAATATGCCTATGTCATGAAGAACATGACAAAGACCTTCCCCGGCGCGCCCAAGCCGGTGTTGAACAACATCAATCTGCAATTCTATCGCGGGTCCAAGATCGGTATCGTCGGCCCGAACGGCGCCGGTAAATCGACCCTGATCAAGATCATGGCCGGCATCGACACCGACATCAGTGGCGAAGCCTGGCCGGGCGAGAATGTCACCGTCGGCTATCTGCCGCAGGAGCCCCAGCTCGATCCGACCAAGAATGTGCTGGAAAATGTCAAGGACGGCGCCCGCGAGATGGCGGACAAGCTGGATCGCTTCAACGAGATCAGCATGATCATGGCCGATCCGCCGGAAGACGTTGATTTCGACGCGCTGATGGAGGAAATGGGCACGCTGCAGGAACAGATCGACGCGGCCGATGGCTGGACGCTCGACAACCAGCTCGAAATCGCGATGGAAGCGCTGCGCTGCCCGCCGTCGGACTGGTCGGTGGAAAGCCTGTCGGGCGGTGAAAAGCGTCGCATCGCGCTCACCCGCCTGCTGATCCAGAAGCCGGACATCCTGCTGCTCGACGAACCGACCAACCATCTTGACGCCGAAAGCGTCACCTGGCTGGAAAATCACCTCAAGGAATATGCCGGGTCGGTGCTGATGATCACCCACGACCGCTACTTCCTCGACAATGTCGTCGGCTGGATCCTGGAGCTCGATCGCGGAAAATATTTCCCTTACGAAGGCAACTACTCCACCTATCTGGAGAAGAAGGCCAAGCGTCTGGAGCAGGAAGACCGCGAGGCGACCGGCCGCCAGAAGGCGATCAATGACGAGCTGGAGTGGATCCGTCAGGGTCCCAAGGGCCGCCAGACCAAGTCCAAGGCGCGTATCGCCAAGTTCGAGCAGTTGGTCGCATCCCAGGAAAATCGCGCGCCCGGCAAGGCGCAGATCGTCATTCAGGTGCCTGAGCGTCTGGGTGGCAAGGTGATCGAGGCCAAGGGCATTTCCAAGGCCTATGGCGACAAGCTGCTGTTCGAGGATCTGTCCTTCATGCTGCCGCCCGGCGGCATCGTCGGCGTCATCGGTCCGAACGGCGCGGGCAAGTCGACCCTGTTCCGTCTGATCACCGGTCAGGAAACCCCCGATTCGGGCGAGATCGACATCGGCTCAACCGTGCGTCTGGGCTATGTCGACCAGAGCCGCGACCATCTCGACGCGTCGAAGAATGTCTGGGAAGAAGTCTCGGACGGTCTCGATTACGTCAAGGTCAACGGCCATGACATGTCGACCCGTGCCTATGTCGGCGCCTTCAACTTCAAGGGCCAGGACCAGCAGAAGAATGTCGGTAAGCTGTCGGGTGGTGAGCGCAACCGCGTCCACATCGCCAAGATGCTGAAGCGCGGCGGCAATGTGCTGCTGCTCGACGAACCGACCAACGATCTTGACGTCGAAACGCTGGCCGCACTGGAAGAGGCGATCGAGAATTTCGCCGGTTGCGCCGTGGTCATCAGCCATGACCGCTTCTTCCTCGATCGTCTCGCCACCCACATCCTCGCCTTCGAAGGCGACAGCCATGTCGAATGGTTCGAAGGCAATTTCGAAGCCTATGAGGAAGACAAGCGCCGTCGCCTCGGCGATGCTGCCGATCGTCCGACGCGCCTTGCCTATAAGAAGCTGACGCGCTGA
- a CDS encoding response regulator transcription factor yields the protein MVNQRSVKLTNRECEVARWVLRGHTAKQIARALSISPRTAETHLKALMLKTRARNRANMAALLLLKGLVEFSLEDLKGYGGEDEA from the coding sequence ATGGTGAATCAAAGATCTGTGAAGCTGACGAATCGGGAATGCGAGGTCGCCAGATGGGTGCTGCGCGGGCACACGGCCAAGCAGATAGCACGGGCCCTCTCGATTTCTCCGCGCACCGCAGAAACCCATCTCAAGGCGCTGATGCTTAAGACCCGCGCCCGAAACCGTGCCAACATGGCCGCCCTCCTGCTGCTGAAGGGGCTTGTGGAGTTCAGCCTGGAAGATCTTAAGGGCTATGGCGGGGAGGATGAAGCATGA